A window of the Citrus sinensis cultivar Valencia sweet orange chromosome 9, DVS_A1.0, whole genome shotgun sequence genome harbors these coding sequences:
- the LOC127899969 gene encoding protein FAR1-RELATED SEQUENCE 5-like, with protein sequence MTQSFKSIVVDAGGFENVSFLERDARNHVDKVRRLRLGEGDAIAIQRYFQKMQTENDGFYFSIDLDEEGRLKNVFWADLRSRATYKDFGDIVTFDTTYLTNKYDMSFAHFVGVNHHGQSILLGCGLISHEDIETFTWLFDTWLSCMSGCPPLGIITDQDKAMKMAIQIVFPDTRHRWCLWHLLKKVPEKLGRYTEYHAIRVSLLSVVYDLHTPVEFEEAWHDMLDRYDLRNNQWLNDLYVERNRWVPAFLKTTFWVGMSTTQRSESMNAFFDGYVNSKTTLKQFVEKYEKAMESKIEKE encoded by the coding sequence ATGACTCAAAGTTTTAAGTCGATTGTTGTTGACGCTGGTGGGTTTGAAAATGTGTCATTTTTAGAAAGAGATGCTAGAAATCATGTTGACAAGGTGAGGCGATTAAGACTCGGAGAAGGGGATGCTATTGCAATTCAGAGGTATTTTCAGAAAATGCAAACAGAAAATGATGGGTTTTACTTCAGTATTGACCTAGATGAGGAGGGTCggttaaaaaatgtattttgggCGGATCTAAGGAGCAGGGCAACCTATAAGGACTTTGGGGATATTGTCACATTTGATACCACATACCTAACAAACAagtatgacatgtcatttgcTCATTTTGTAGGAGTTAATCATCATGGTCAATCAATTTTGTTAGGATGTGGATTGATTTCGCATGAGGACATAGAAACATTTACGTGGTTATTTGACACATGGCTATCATGTATGTCTGGGTGTCCTCCCCTTGGAATCATTACAGATCAAGATAAAGCGATGAAAATGGCAATTCAGATTGTTTTTCCAGACACTAGGCATCGATGGTGTTTGTGgcatttattgaaaaaggTGCCTGAGAAGTTGGGAAGGTATACAGAATATCATGCCATTAGAGTTTCATTACTTTCTGTTGTTTATGACTTACATACTCCTGTTGAATTCGAGGAAGCTTGGCATGACATGTTAGATAGATATGATCTTAGAAATAATCAGTGGTTGAATGATTTGTATGTAGAAAGAAATCGTTGGGTTCCAGCATTCTTGAAAACTACTTTTTGGGTTGGAATGTCAACCACTCAGCGTAGTGAGAGTATGAATGCTTTCTTTGATGGGTATGTTAACTCGAAGACAACTTTGAAGCAATTTGTGGAGAAATATGAGAAAGCAATGGAAAgtaaaattgagaaagaatAG
- the LOC107178452 gene encoding protein FAR1-RELATED SEQUENCE 1-like codes for MEKQVEEVYTISKFQEFHQELVNKIYCEVFSCGGSEYEVIENDEKSREKTFRVIFEKDEGEIRCVCSMFEYKGTLCKHTIAVLSRNRVQLLPEKYILRRWRKDVRRFSSKVKVSYDARSSSIEHQRYREECTAFYDVAEVASKNEESHKNIMGWIEKAMKDVSLNVRCDGDDTTIDGGSSSNIQDPVVSRRKGRPPSQRKQKQFKRPKQKSKNVSINTTIEVIVYTLD; via the coding sequence ATGGAAAAGCAAGTTGAAGAAGTGTACACTATTTCCAAGTTTCAGGAATTTCATCAAGAGCTGGTAAATAAGATATATTGTGAGGTTTTCAGTTGTGGGGGGTCAGAATATGAAGTTATTGAAAACGATGAAAAGAGTAGAGAAAAGACTTTTAGAgtcatttttgaaaaagatgaaGGTGAAATTCGTTGTGTGTGCTCAATGTTTGAATACAAGGGCACTCTTTGCAAACACACTATCGCAGTGTTGTCACGTAATCGTGTGCAATTACTGCCTGAAAAGTATATCCTACGAAGATGGAGGAAAGATGTGCGGAGGTTCTCTAGTAAAGTCAAAGTCAGTTATGATGCACGGAGTTCGAGCATTGAACATCAGCGATATAGAGAGGAGTGCACTGCTTTTTATGATGTTGCTGAGGTAGCttccaaaaatgaagaaagtcATAAAAACATTATGGGTTGGATTGAGAAAGCTATGAAGGATGTTTCTCTAAATGTTCGATGTGACGGCGACGATACAACCATTGATGGTGGATCCAGTAGTAACATACAAGATCCAGTGGTAAGTCGACGTAAAGGTCGTCCACCTAGtcaaagaaagcaaaagcaatttaAGCGGCCAAAACAGAAATCGAAAAACGTTTCGATAAACACAACTATAGAGGTAATTGTATATActttagattaa